Proteins encoded in a region of the Halobacteriovoraceae bacterium genome:
- a CDS encoding alanine--glyoxylate aminotransferase family protein → MASFYPKKRILLGPGPSDVSQRVLDALARDTIGHLDPCFVEFMEDTKDLLRKTFLTKNKMTFPLSAPGSAAMEMALVNLLEENDKIVICINGVFGKRMLDIANRIKAKPIALDFEWGKEIDPNVLRETLKKEKDVKAVALVHAETSTGVLSDAKNLAQIAKEFGCLSIVDTVTSLGGIELKVDEWELDVVYSGTQKCLSAPPGLAPITFSDNAIESIQKRKSPCPSWFLDLNLLLTYWNGDGGRSYHHTAPINNLYGLHESLLQLHDEGLENSWIKHTKIHNYFKNEMAKIGLEFFVRDGVRLPNLNAIRRPEKIDDAKFRSSLLNQHNIEIGAGLGPMAGKIWRIGLMGTSATKTNVDEFVKAFKIITE, encoded by the coding sequence ATGGCCTCCTTCTATCCAAAGAAAAGAATACTTTTGGGACCTGGGCCCAGTGATGTGTCTCAAAGAGTCTTAGATGCTCTGGCCAGAGATACGATAGGTCATCTTGATCCTTGCTTTGTAGAGTTCATGGAAGACACTAAAGATCTTTTAAGAAAAACGTTTCTCACAAAAAACAAAATGACTTTTCCACTATCTGCTCCAGGATCAGCTGCAATGGAAATGGCCCTTGTCAATTTATTGGAAGAAAATGACAAAATTGTAATCTGTATCAATGGAGTATTTGGAAAAAGAATGCTTGATATTGCAAACAGAATCAAAGCTAAACCGATTGCTTTGGATTTTGAGTGGGGTAAAGAGATTGATCCAAATGTTCTAAGAGAAACACTAAAAAAAGAAAAAGATGTTAAGGCCGTTGCTTTGGTGCATGCTGAAACTTCCACAGGAGTGTTAAGTGATGCTAAAAACCTTGCACAAATTGCTAAAGAGTTTGGTTGCTTATCTATTGTGGATACTGTTACCTCTTTGGGAGGAATAGAATTAAAAGTAGATGAATGGGAATTAGATGTGGTTTACTCTGGTACTCAAAAATGCCTCTCTGCTCCCCCTGGACTAGCTCCAATTACTTTTAGTGACAATGCAATTGAATCAATTCAAAAAAGAAAAAGTCCATGTCCAAGTTGGTTTTTAGATTTGAACCTTCTCCTTACTTATTGGAATGGAGATGGGGGAAGATCATATCATCATACTGCTCCAATTAACAATTTATATGGACTTCATGAGTCTCTTCTTCAACTACATGATGAAGGACTGGAAAATTCATGGATAAAACATACTAAAATACATAACTACTTTAAAAATGAAATGGCCAAGATAGGTCTAGAGTTTTTTGTGAGAGATGGAGTTCGTCTGCCAAATCTAAATGCGATTAGAAGACCAGAAAAAATAGATGATGCTAAGTTTAGATCATCCCTGTTGAATCAGCACAATATTGAAATAGGTGCCGGTCTTGGACCTATGGCCGGTAAGATTTGGAGAATTGGTCTCATGGGAACTTCTGCAACAAAAACTAATGTTGATGAATTCGTTAAAGCTTTCAAAATAATTACAGAATAA
- a CDS encoding CZB domain-containing protein, producing the protein MNENKLIEILETANEKLKDGLVTIQENLTESVAYNRETQGSYSEISGHFNKLVDSSDKIVKNSNSMKTVLGETIQSANEMIDSVLKVTDFLKGIQEVAEQTNLLALNATIEAARAGEAGKGFAVVANEVKELSKQTSKLVSDVETVLENIGKSSKKVEDNMNRALDQSSENNSVLDEFSLNILQTRQINKLAFENVTKNSDRVFVTLAKLDHVIWKINTYLSILKKRPTFQFVDYHNCRLGKWYYEGEGDKNFSHLRSYRELEKPHSVVHNGTKKILEALETNNYDLESFMHSLNEMEEGSVGVFKFLDKILSEK; encoded by the coding sequence ATGAATGAAAATAAACTTATAGAAATATTAGAAACTGCTAATGAAAAACTCAAAGATGGTCTTGTGACAATTCAAGAAAATCTTACTGAATCCGTGGCCTACAACAGGGAGACACAAGGAAGTTATAGTGAGATTTCAGGTCATTTTAATAAGTTGGTGGATAGTTCAGATAAAATAGTCAAAAACAGTAACTCTATGAAAACTGTCTTAGGTGAAACCATCCAAAGTGCAAACGAGATGATTGACAGTGTCTTGAAAGTTACAGATTTTCTAAAAGGTATTCAAGAAGTAGCAGAACAGACGAATCTTCTTGCCCTGAATGCCACGATAGAGGCCGCGCGGGCCGGTGAGGCCGGAAAAGGTTTTGCAGTTGTTGCCAATGAAGTAAAGGAACTTTCCAAGCAAACATCAAAATTAGTAAGTGATGTTGAGACTGTTCTTGAAAATATTGGCAAGAGTTCTAAGAAAGTTGAAGATAATATGAATAGAGCACTTGATCAATCAAGTGAAAATAATTCAGTTTTAGATGAATTTAGCCTTAATATTCTTCAAACGAGACAAATCAACAAACTGGCCTTTGAAAATGTCACTAAAAATAGTGATCGAGTATTTGTGACTCTTGCAAAATTAGATCATGTCATTTGGAAAATTAATACTTATCTTTCTATTTTAAAAAAACGTCCAACATTTCAATTTGTTGATTACCATAATTGCAGATTGGGAAAATGGTATTATGAGGGTGAGGGAGACAAAAACTTTTCTCATTTAAGAAGTTATAGAGAACTAGAAAAACCACACTCAGTTGTACACAATGGTACTAAAAAAATACTTGAGGCATTAGAAACAAATAATTATGACCTAGAAAGTTTTATGCACTCTCTCAATGAAATGGAAGAAGGTAGTGTCGGAGTTTTTAAATTTCTCGATAAGATACTTAGTGAAAAATAA
- a CDS encoding class I SAM-dependent methyltransferase codes for MSEWPKTFSDLTEEQIKIRNDFMYHWHQILPQKYGLIERFNHSWGIKNQSFSNKIKTLEIGAGLGAHIEYENLENQDYFTLELRKEMSAELGKRFPKVTPVVGDIQQRTNFADHSFDRIVAIHVLEHLTNLPKALIEMKRLLKPDGFCDFVLPCEGSLAYNIARKISAQRLFERKYKTSYKWFIEREHVSNLDEILFELKNVGFDYKWIKFFPFPLPLQFCNLVVGLQCRIIQ; via the coding sequence ATGTCCGAATGGCCAAAAACATTTTCAGATTTGACTGAAGAACAGATAAAGATTCGTAATGACTTTATGTATCACTGGCATCAAATTCTCCCACAAAAATATGGTCTTATAGAAAGATTTAACCATTCATGGGGTATCAAAAATCAAAGTTTTTCAAATAAAATTAAAACCCTTGAAATTGGTGCCGGACTTGGTGCACATATCGAATATGAAAATCTAGAAAATCAAGATTATTTTACCCTAGAGTTACGGAAAGAAATGTCTGCTGAGCTTGGCAAACGTTTCCCAAAAGTTACTCCAGTGGTGGGCGATATTCAACAAAGAACTAATTTTGCTGATCATTCATTCGATCGTATTGTGGCAATCCATGTACTTGAACACTTAACAAATCTTCCAAAAGCGCTTATTGAAATGAAGCGCTTACTAAAGCCAGATGGATTTTGCGATTTTGTTCTACCTTGCGAAGGATCGTTGGCCTACAATATTGCGAGGAAAATTTCTGCACAAAGGCTTTTTGAAAGAAAATACAAAACTTCTTATAAGTGGTTTATTGAAAGGGAGCATGTCAGTAATTTAGATGAAATTTTATTCGAATTAAAAAATGTAGGTTTCGATTACAAATGGATTAAGTTTTTCCCTTTTCCTCTCCCTTTACAGTTTTGTAATTTAGTAGTTGGACTACAATGTAGGATTATTCAATAA
- a CDS encoding DASS family sodium-coupled anion symporter, giving the protein MNKFLKSSELKIISVLLFPLIISSLFIPDMTKALPLFISVVLLWFTELIPLPITGILVPVLAIFYGLLPTKEAFSSFGHQILFLFIGSFIMSQSMIKHQLDKRVSYYFLSKFFKGNSLSYLCHIFALLCFFLSMWISNTATCAIVVPIALGIINIIKEKIDDENVMQSFKNRILLTCAFSSSIGGLATPIGSPPNLLAISYLKELGITITFVDWLIIGLPLSLIMLFILGVIFEVRIPLHEKNLEGINSFFKKKYKELGSINIAQLQVLCCFLLAIFLWILPGIILEIFPHSHFVIELNKRLPMGAVAIFSSSLLFFLKEENNKNTFTWADASQIDWGTILLFGGGLTLGHILTQSGLAKIIGNHTFSWITAHSSLFFILLLAVIFSVAMSELSSNTASAAIVIPILLAVLKEYNIVQNFEAPIIATAFGASFGFMLPVSTPPNAIIYGTGQINLKEMLKNGVIFDIFGILAISLYMYIIF; this is encoded by the coding sequence ATGAACAAGTTTTTAAAAAGCTCTGAATTAAAAATTATCTCTGTTTTACTTTTTCCCCTAATTATTTCATCACTCTTCATTCCAGATATGACGAAGGCCCTACCTTTATTTATATCTGTTGTTTTATTGTGGTTTACTGAACTCATTCCATTGCCTATAACGGGTATTCTGGTCCCTGTCCTAGCAATTTTTTATGGATTATTACCCACGAAAGAAGCTTTTTCTTCTTTTGGGCATCAAATATTATTTTTGTTCATTGGAAGTTTTATTATGTCTCAATCAATGATAAAACATCAACTCGATAAGAGGGTGTCATATTATTTTCTATCAAAATTCTTTAAAGGAAATTCACTGTCCTATCTTTGTCATATATTTGCACTACTTTGTTTTTTTCTTAGTATGTGGATATCTAATACGGCAACATGTGCAATTGTCGTCCCCATAGCACTTGGAATTATTAATATAATTAAAGAAAAAATCGATGATGAAAATGTAATGCAATCTTTTAAAAACAGAATTTTGCTAACATGTGCATTTTCTTCGAGTATCGGTGGTCTTGCCACTCCAATCGGCTCTCCACCAAACTTATTGGCCATTAGTTATTTGAAAGAGTTAGGAATTACCATCACATTTGTTGATTGGTTAATTATTGGTCTCCCCTTATCATTAATTATGCTTTTTATTCTAGGAGTAATTTTTGAAGTACGCATTCCACTTCACGAAAAAAACCTAGAGGGGATTAATTCTTTTTTTAAAAAAAAATACAAAGAGTTAGGCAGTATAAATATTGCTCAATTGCAAGTTCTTTGTTGCTTTCTGTTGGCCATTTTTTTATGGATTCTTCCTGGTATCATTCTTGAAATTTTTCCTCATTCACATTTTGTGATTGAATTAAATAAGCGTCTACCAATGGGTGCTGTTGCTATATTTTCCAGTTCGCTTTTATTTTTTTTAAAAGAAGAAAATAATAAAAATACGTTCACTTGGGCAGATGCAAGTCAAATTGATTGGGGGACAATACTTCTTTTTGGAGGCGGACTCACTTTGGGGCACATCCTTACTCAATCTGGACTTGCAAAAATAATAGGCAATCATACTTTCAGTTGGATTACTGCTCATTCATCATTGTTCTTTATTTTGCTTCTAGCAGTTATTTTTTCTGTTGCAATGTCCGAACTTAGTTCTAATACTGCTTCTGCAGCAATAGTCATTCCTATACTTTTGGCAGTTTTAAAAGAATATAATATTGTCCAAAACTTTGAAGCTCCAATTATTGCTACTGCATTTGGTGCGAGTTTTGGCTTTATGCTCCCTGTATCAACGCCGCCAAATGCCATTATTTATGGTACAGGTCAAATAAATTTAAAAGAAATGCTAAAAAATGGTGTGATCTTTGATATTTTTGGCATACTGGCGATTTCTTTATATATGTATATTATTTTTTAA
- a CDS encoding O-antigen ligase family protein yields the protein MERKMTNLVIWTFWVWSAFIFTSFSVSALGHILILPPCLYFAYANFKEKKYKLSYSQLTLIALIIIIFVSMLVNFEDYEKPLKMFLKSKYYFFGCFGTIALNYMIKLDIKKLKLKSMLNLFMVSTIIASVSGIIALYTQYHPLRMKAACHADRACGMYGMYITYGYQAAFALILLIGMFVYRKKLNNYLNEKLLIVAIIFNFAGLYLSYTRGALLGVVIAFPFLYRKNFKKLFISIGVLACLTGMFYIYSPKLKDMFQSAERMRSVSVRLSQWKAALFVFERHPLIGVGFKNFEQMSAKIKKENNLGSPNFGGHAHSNFLEHLATMGILGFLITIAFHIFWGIELFKRNDILGDLIFPFFILFSISGLTQYTFGDGENLFFIMLIYMISQVKLPRSELNN from the coding sequence ATGGAAAGAAAAATGACAAATCTAGTTATTTGGACTTTTTGGGTCTGGAGTGCGTTTATTTTTACGTCATTCTCAGTATCTGCACTAGGTCATATTTTAATTCTGCCACCATGCCTTTACTTTGCTTATGCTAATTTCAAAGAAAAAAAATACAAACTTTCATATAGTCAGTTGACTCTTATTGCTTTGATTATCATCATTTTTGTTTCAATGCTCGTGAATTTTGAAGATTATGAAAAACCTTTAAAAATGTTCCTTAAATCAAAGTACTATTTTTTTGGTTGTTTCGGAACAATCGCATTAAATTATATGATTAAATTAGATATAAAAAAATTAAAGTTGAAATCAATGCTTAATCTTTTTATGGTTTCAACAATAATCGCATCAGTCTCTGGCATAATTGCTTTATATACACAATACCATCCTCTTAGAATGAAGGCCGCATGCCATGCAGATAGGGCCTGTGGAATGTACGGAATGTATATCACTTATGGATACCAGGCCGCGTTTGCACTTATTTTGTTAATTGGTATGTTTGTTTATCGAAAAAAACTTAATAACTATTTGAATGAAAAGTTACTCATCGTTGCAATCATATTTAATTTTGCTGGCCTTTATTTATCTTATACTCGAGGAGCATTATTAGGAGTCGTTATTGCTTTTCCTTTTTTATATAGAAAAAACTTTAAAAAGCTTTTTATATCAATTGGAGTACTAGCATGTCTAACTGGAATGTTTTATATATATTCTCCAAAATTAAAAGATATGTTTCAATCGGCCGAAAGAATGCGTTCTGTTAGTGTGCGATTATCCCAATGGAAAGCGGCACTCTTTGTATTTGAAAGACACCCTCTTATAGGAGTTGGTTTTAAGAATTTTGAACAAATGTCAGCTAAAATAAAAAAAGAAAATAATTTAGGAAGCCCAAATTTTGGTGGGCATGCTCACAGTAACTTTCTAGAGCATTTGGCAACAATGGGTATATTGGGATTTCTCATTACGATTGCGTTTCATATCTTTTGGGGTATTGAATTATTTAAGCGTAATGATATACTTGGCGATTTAATATTTCCTTTTTTTATATTATTTTCAATATCTGGATTAACTCAGTATACATTCGGGGATGGAGAAAATTTATTTTTTATCATGCTCATTTACATGATTTCACAAGTGAAGTTACCGAGATCTGAACTAAACAATTAG
- a CDS encoding polysaccharide biosynthesis C-terminal domain-containing protein gives MEIVLKLLNYIFFIGLTKSFSFFFNLYIYSQLDTQDYGSFQYYFSLVSMIFIPFVDSLLDLKLVNNENGVNKILKIKCSFFLTFMTFLLIYSFYFKLNLLIVILFSAHYFFLSLRSHNVTLLRRSLLYKYEQIIMFIEKFLPILILFIFYLLNLTLDLKVIMIILLSSSILSFITSTIFRQTQLKKEIAIAQKFSGKQTIKHTFFAILASYFMAIYFKVDQIMIGNLIGIKYVANYALSVKFLEVFFLIPGLCMSYFFPRFSEQIKTKTLNAKYHLGLFFALGLALSCLFSLLNLIKHQYIINIRPFFTPWVMTLTIVTLGHYLTQILVALKREKVLLYITLIAVIINAVLNYLTIPKAGPVAAAYSTFITETLVVIFCLIAALKSRFRIEQ, from the coding sequence ATGGAAATTGTTCTAAAATTGTTAAATTATATTTTTTTCATTGGCCTTACGAAGTCCTTCTCTTTCTTTTTCAATCTCTATATTTATTCTCAATTAGACACTCAGGACTATGGTAGTTTTCAATATTATTTTTCACTCGTATCTATGATCTTCATCCCATTTGTGGATTCTTTATTAGATTTAAAACTCGTAAATAATGAAAATGGCGTCAATAAAATACTAAAGATTAAGTGTTCTTTTTTCCTTACTTTTATGACGTTCTTATTAATCTATTCGTTTTATTTTAAGCTCAACCTACTTATTGTCATTCTCTTTTCGGCCCATTACTTTTTTCTTAGTCTTAGATCACACAATGTGACACTACTTCGACGATCACTACTCTACAAATATGAACAGATAATCATGTTTATAGAAAAATTCTTACCCATTTTGATTTTATTTATTTTCTATTTACTAAATTTGACTCTCGACTTGAAAGTTATCATGATTATTCTACTTTCCAGCTCTATACTGAGTTTTATAACGTCTACAATTTTTCGCCAAACTCAACTGAAAAAAGAAATTGCAATTGCTCAAAAATTTAGTGGAAAACAAACGATTAAACACACATTTTTTGCTATTTTAGCAAGTTATTTTATGGCCATCTATTTTAAGGTAGATCAAATCATGATTGGTAATCTCATTGGAATTAAATATGTGGCCAATTATGCTCTAAGCGTTAAATTTCTAGAAGTCTTTTTTCTAATACCAGGTCTTTGTATGAGTTATTTTTTTCCTAGATTTAGTGAGCAAATTAAAACTAAAACATTAAATGCAAAATATCATTTAGGACTATTTTTTGCATTAGGTTTGGCCCTTAGTTGTCTTTTCAGTTTATTAAATCTTATAAAACACCAATATATAATAAATATTCGCCCTTTTTTTACACCATGGGTAATGACCCTCACCATTGTCACCCTAGGACACTATTTAACACAAATACTAGTCGCATTAAAACGTGAAAAAGTATTATTGTATATAACGTTAATTGCCGTTATAATAAACGCGGTTTTAAATTACTTAACTATACCAAAAGCAGGCCCTGTTGCTGCTGCATACAGTACTTTTATTACTGAAACTTTAGTTGTAATTTTTTGTTTGATTGCAGCTTTGAAGTCAAGGTTTAGAATAGAGCAATGA
- a CDS encoding O-antigen ligase family protein, which produces MSIISFLGILEFFSPNSTIFSFFRTQASLVISPRIASILQWPNQLAILVSLSLLFTDRKKYSQIFITIIFTTQIILTSSRNGLLALILVLIYKTIREKQVTTLILVILTFLIFTPLKNYGNLRTYENKKIETKNISNSKKEKLNNYSTLLNGGGVEASTTVSLRLALWKGGLKELVEKNLLFGIGPDNFRKIVTPKIFKFHAYRELNAHNIFINFLVEWGLIGFIGFLLITLYIFTHCKNIDFKFVLIMFFSVQIFDCFNYDVFFMFSFLAILTILYHSELISKDKFEWKLF; this is translated from the coding sequence ATGAGTATTATTTCATTTCTTGGAATATTAGAATTTTTTTCGCCCAATTCAACGATATTTTCTTTTTTTAGAACTCAGGCCTCACTTGTTATATCCCCTCGGATTGCTTCTATTTTACAATGGCCAAATCAGCTTGCAATTTTAGTATCCCTTTCACTCCTATTTACTGACAGGAAAAAATATTCTCAAATCTTCATAACAATCATATTTACCACTCAGATAATTTTAACTTCAAGTCGAAATGGTCTACTAGCACTCATACTCGTTCTTATCTATAAAACAATACGAGAAAAGCAAGTTACAACTTTAATTTTAGTAATACTAACATTTCTAATTTTTACACCCTTAAAAAACTATGGAAATTTAAGAACTTATGAAAACAAGAAAATAGAAACGAAAAATATTTCAAATAGTAAAAAAGAAAAACTCAACAACTACTCGACTCTATTAAATGGTGGTGGAGTCGAAGCATCAACTACAGTTTCATTAAGATTGGCCCTATGGAAAGGAGGACTAAAAGAATTAGTTGAAAAAAATTTACTCTTTGGAATTGGCCCTGATAACTTTAGAAAAATTGTGACTCCCAAAATATTTAAATTTCATGCCTATAGAGAATTAAATGCCCATAATATTTTTATAAATTTCCTGGTTGAATGGGGATTAATTGGATTCATTGGTTTCCTACTAATCACATTATATATTTTCACACATTGCAAAAATATAGATTTCAAGTTCGTTTTAATCATGTTTTTTTCTGTTCAGATATTTGACTGTTTTAATTATGATGTATTTTTTATGTTTTCATTTTTGGCCATACTCACTATCCTCTATCACAGTGAACTTATATCTAAAGATAAATTCGAATGGAAATTGTTCTAA
- a CDS encoding glycosyltransferase family 4 protein: MKSVIFNGLACHYHTSGFGVYSRNILLELKKLGLIKSGFFLEKDSFSKNIKFLKVSKILKFNNGLFSHLLRILWYQIVLPFRITDKNTIFYSPLPEGSIWGRFDQIVTIHDIIPLRFEEYHKNLKWYYKIFIPLIIKKSKYIVTPSEFTKKDIIDYFKTPEYKIIVAPNGFDHTTFYKEDNIEKENFMVFIGDLRPHKNFDNTIKAFAKTKGIKLKIIGKQDGRFYFKALELINQLGLIDRVEFTGYLTDDELRIILNSSKGLLFPSLYEGFGLPIVEALACNCPVLTSRGSSMQEVANEHTLFVDPYNIEDIYNKIEILRNNQNKQMNQDIDFSHLYDWSKTAKTVCNTIEKIHI, from the coding sequence ATGAAAAGTGTAATTTTCAATGGCCTAGCATGTCATTATCATACTTCGGGTTTTGGAGTTTATTCTAGAAATATTCTCCTCGAGCTGAAAAAACTTGGTCTTATAAAAAGTGGATTTTTTTTAGAAAAAGATTCTTTTTCCAAAAATATAAAATTTCTCAAAGTTTCCAAAATTCTAAAATTTAATAACGGACTTTTTAGTCACCTACTAAGAATTCTATGGTATCAGATTGTTCTCCCATTTAGAATCACTGATAAAAACACAATTTTTTACTCCCCTCTACCGGAAGGAAGTATTTGGGGACGATTTGATCAAATTGTAACTATTCATGATATAATTCCACTGCGTTTTGAGGAATATCATAAAAATCTAAAATGGTACTACAAAATTTTCATACCTCTCATTATAAAAAAAAGTAAATACATCGTTACTCCATCGGAGTTTACTAAAAAGGATATCATTGATTATTTTAAAACACCTGAATATAAAATCATTGTGGCCCCAAATGGATTTGATCATACAACATTTTATAAAGAAGATAATATTGAAAAAGAAAATTTTATGGTTTTTATTGGAGACTTACGACCCCATAAAAATTTTGATAATACGATTAAAGCTTTTGCAAAAACAAAAGGTATTAAGCTCAAAATAATTGGAAAGCAAGACGGACGATTCTACTTTAAGGCCCTTGAATTAATTAACCAATTAGGGCTTATCGATCGTGTTGAGTTCACAGGATATCTAACCGATGATGAATTAAGAATCATTTTAAATTCATCAAAAGGACTGTTGTTTCCATCATTGTATGAAGGATTTGGTCTACCAATAGTTGAAGCTTTGGCCTGTAATTGTCCTGTTCTAACTTCTCGAGGTTCATCTATGCAAGAAGTTGCGAATGAACACACTTTATTTGTAGACCCATACAATATTGAAGACATTTATAATAAAATTGAAATATTGAGGAACAATCAAAATAAACAAATGAATCAAGATATTGATTTCTCACATTTATATGATTGGAGTAAAACGGCCAAGACCGTTTGCAACACAATTGAAAAAATTCACATTTAA